A single Biomphalaria glabrata chromosome 2, xgBioGlab47.1, whole genome shotgun sequence DNA region contains:
- the LOC106078479 gene encoding elongation of very long chain fatty acids protein 6-like, with product MEPGEHNYSIVFQFEREWHEKKFLDYMLERWTDSFVYSAIYIIVVFGGQFLMKHRPRYDLRPCLAIWSGVLAIFSIVGAVRTWPELISVLSNHGLQYSVCIPTYFKGVTSFWSFLFTVSKVYELGDTIFIVLRKQPLIFLHWYHHITVLIYVWYSYTDHTAPGRWFMVMNYTVHAFMYSYYTLRALQFRFPKFVNMVITSLQLTQMIIGVLINIWIYKIKGRGEFCQQSYENLGYSSAMYFTYFVLFAHFFYTTYLSKSAHRQKGD from the coding sequence ATGGAACCTGGAGAGCACAATTACAGTATTGTGTTTCAGTTTGAAAGAGAATGGCACGAGAAAAAATTCTTGGATTACATGCTTGAGCGATGGACAGATAGCTTTGTGTACTCGGCAATTTACATCATTGTCGTCTTTGGAGGACAGTTTTTGATGAAACATCGCCCCAGGTATGATCTTCGACCCTGTCTTGCTATATGGAGTGGAGTGTTAGCAATTTTCAGTATTGTTGGTGCAGTGAGAACTTGGCCGGAACTTATTTCTGTTCTGTCGAATCATGGATTGCAATATTCTGTGTGTATTCCAACTTATTTTAAAGGAGTTACCAGTTTTTGGTCATTCCTGTTCACTGTTTCTAAAGTATACGAGCTTGGAGACACAATTTTTATTGTCTTGAGAAAACAGCCGCTAATATTTCTTCATTGGTACCATCATATCACAGTATTAATATATGTGTGGTACAGCTATACAGATCATACTGCACCCGGTAGATGGTTTATGGTGATGAACTATACAGTACATGCTTTTATGTACTCCTACTATACTCTACGTGCATTACAATTTCGCTTCCCAAAATTTGTGAATATGGTTATTACATCATTACAGCTAACTCAAATGATTATTGGTGTCCTTATAAACATTTGGATTTATAAAATCAAAGGAAGGGGTGAATTTTGCCAACAGAGTTATGAAAATCTGGGTTATTCTTCAGCAATGTACTTCACATATTTTGTGTTGTTCGCCCACTTTTTCTATACAACATATCTATCAAAATCAGCGCACAGACAAAAAGGAGATTAA